A region from the Flavobacteriales bacterium genome encodes:
- a CDS encoding twin-arginine translocation signal domain-containing protein produces MDRRNFIKRAGAAAAGAFVMPYILPSGRLFAASGGGGGAQHVVLVMFAGGVRQQESIGMRYLADAQNEMYEGNIMYNMLNGQAPGQKIVYGTGLGGINPIPGLLNTTLESQGTLFAEMRAVNAGHYGGLNSLLQGSQATTQGLTQKPLNPTIFEYLRRHAGLPATKTWFIGNTIGNSVPLLNYSIHPQYGARYGANFFAPNITFGPLGDQYLSNAKVYHPQDQLAPMYEMKAFLDNSFENVGNVATGIGNTPDEKQDIKAFMVEMFSKTANGTVAHPPVHDNGDAQTVGYACEVMKWFKPALTVVNMSSVDGCHGSFTGYLASLHRADHSVGHLWNYIQTQIPEIAGNTTLIVVPECGRNDQPNAIRDENDWFGYDHSDANALRIFGMMVGAGVQSNLRIGSEGSPVGIATDVVPTIAELLGVKNEVMSAGLIDAGSLSLFDRI; encoded by the coding sequence ATGGACCGCAGGAACTTCATCAAACGCGCAGGCGCAGCAGCAGCTGGTGCCTTCGTGATGCCCTACATCCTCCCGAGCGGACGGCTGTTCGCGGCCAGCGGTGGCGGCGGCGGTGCGCAGCACGTGGTGCTGGTAATGTTCGCCGGTGGCGTGCGCCAACAGGAGAGCATCGGCATGCGCTACCTGGCCGATGCGCAGAACGAGATGTACGAGGGCAACATCATGTACAACATGCTCAATGGGCAGGCCCCTGGACAGAAGATCGTGTACGGGACCGGTCTCGGCGGCATCAACCCGATCCCCGGCCTGCTCAACACCACCCTCGAATCGCAAGGCACGCTCTTCGCCGAAATGCGCGCGGTGAATGCGGGGCATTACGGTGGTCTCAACTCACTGCTGCAGGGAAGCCAGGCCACCACGCAGGGCCTCACGCAAAAGCCGCTCAACCCGACCATCTTCGAATACCTGCGCCGCCACGCCGGTCTGCCCGCGACCAAGACCTGGTTCATCGGCAACACCATCGGCAACAGCGTGCCGCTGCTCAACTACAGCATCCACCCGCAGTACGGCGCGCGCTACGGTGCCAACTTCTTCGCGCCCAACATCACGTTCGGTCCGCTCGGAGATCAGTACTTGAGCAACGCCAAGGTCTACCATCCCCAGGACCAGCTCGCGCCGATGTACGAGATGAAGGCTTTCCTCGACAACAGCTTCGAGAACGTGGGCAACGTGGCCACCGGCATCGGCAATACGCCCGATGAGAAGCAGGACATCAAAGCCTTCATGGTGGAGATGTTCAGCAAGACCGCGAACGGAACGGTGGCGCACCCGCCCGTCCATGACAATGGCGATGCACAGACCGTGGGATACGCCTGCGAAGTGATGAAGTGGTTCAAACCAGCGCTCACGGTAGTGAACATGAGCAGTGTGGACGGTTGCCACGGCAGCTTCACCGGCTACCTCGCCAGCCTGCACAGGGCCGATCACAGCGTGGGCCACCTGTGGAACTACATCCAGACGCAGATCCCGGAGATTGCCGGCAACACCACGCTGATCGTCGTGCCCGAATGCGGCCGCAACGACCAGCCGAACGCGATCCGCGACGAGAACGACTGGTTCGGGTACGATCACAGCGATGCCAATGCTTTGCGCATTTTCGGAATGATGGTGGGTGCCGGGGTGCAGAGCAACCTGCGCATCGGCAGCGAGGGCAGTCCCGTGGGCATCGCAACGGACGTGGTGCCCACCATCGCTGAGCTGCTCGGCGTAAAGAACGAAGTGATGAGCGCCGGCCTGATCGATGCCGGAAGCCTATCGCTCTTCGACCGCATATGA